A section of the Acidobacterium capsulatum ATCC 51196 genome encodes:
- a CDS encoding two-component system sensor histidine kinase NtrB: MLASGWPEKDCRALLVEAPWPIFVWNPETGAILEANAAAARRYGYRLEDFATLRANDIVSARVRPTLAQLTGSGQAAHAGNLLSEHVTSSGEIFPVEVISFALAWKDQRARFSLIRDQRPNLDLVRDSSYLTSLENMARVSGAIAHNFNNLLTIIQLAASHLCEMAPPEAAQQAELIANTVAEASLLAQQLLHFGHRRPGRMEACDLAELVHAEQDILQAALGGDMMLRLDLTPDCWAMADRNQFREVLLNLVINAMEAMTHGGTCTLRTAIKRLPQGCPRLDLAEGSYVVLSVEDTGAGMSEEARQHAMEPYFSTKPQGHGLGLSSVYGIMRLHSGGVEILTEQGKGTQVLLYFPATEALPE, translated from the coding sequence ATGTTGGCGTCTGGCTGGCCAGAGAAGGATTGCCGCGCCTTGCTGGTGGAGGCTCCGTGGCCGATTTTTGTCTGGAACCCGGAAACCGGGGCGATTCTGGAAGCCAATGCCGCAGCCGCGCGCCGTTATGGCTACCGGCTGGAAGATTTTGCCACGCTGCGCGCAAACGATATTGTGTCCGCCAGAGTGCGGCCTACGCTGGCTCAGTTGACCGGTTCCGGGCAGGCCGCGCACGCGGGAAATCTGCTCAGCGAACACGTCACGTCGTCGGGTGAGATATTCCCGGTCGAGGTGATCTCTTTTGCTTTGGCCTGGAAGGACCAGCGGGCGCGCTTCTCTCTGATTCGCGACCAGCGACCCAATCTTGATCTGGTGCGCGACAGCAGCTATCTGACAAGCCTTGAAAACATGGCGAGGGTATCTGGAGCGATCGCGCACAACTTCAACAATCTGCTCACGATCATCCAGCTTGCCGCCTCGCACCTGTGTGAAATGGCGCCTCCTGAGGCGGCGCAGCAGGCGGAACTAATCGCAAATACGGTGGCCGAGGCTTCGCTGCTGGCCCAGCAGCTTCTGCACTTCGGGCATCGGCGTCCCGGCCGCATGGAGGCATGCGATCTGGCCGAGCTGGTGCACGCCGAGCAGGACATTCTGCAGGCGGCTTTGGGCGGCGACATGATGCTGCGGCTCGATCTGACGCCGGACTGCTGGGCCATGGCCGACAGGAACCAGTTCCGCGAGGTGCTGCTGAACCTGGTGATCAACGCGATGGAAGCCATGACGCACGGCGGGACCTGCACTCTGCGGACGGCAATCAAGCGGTTGCCGCAAGGCTGCCCGAGGCTTGATCTGGCAGAGGGCAGCTACGTTGTGCTGTCAGTCGAAGACACGGGCGCGGGCATGAGTGAAGAAGCACGGCAGCATGCCATGGAGCCATACTTCTCCACGAAACCTCAGGGGCATGGGCTGGGGTTGTCTTCGGTTTATGGCATCATGCGCCTGCACAGTGGCGGCGTCGAGATCCTGACCGAGCAAGGCAAGGGAACGCAGGTGCTGCTTTACTTTCCCGCTACGGAAGCGCTGCCGGAGTAG
- the hisC gene encoding histidinol-phosphate transaminase translates to MSRLEPRAGVLRMKEYHPPLGDRSGLRLDFNENTLACSPRVREALAAITGADLTRYPERGPIEAMVARHHGLHPDQVLLTNGVDEAIHVLCQTYLNPGDALLLPVPTYSMYEVYGSGAEARIDRVVAGHSFAFPLEELLAAITPQTRLIAIANPNSPTGQTVTREQILQVLTAAPHAAVLVDEAYFHFFGESVMDLVGQIPNLIVARTFSKAYGLAGLRLGMLAAAKEQMQWMRRVISPYSVNALALACLPPALEDQQYLDWYVGEVKAARLLMEAALDRLAVHRWPSAANFVLVRIGAQHRHFVQAMRDRDVLVRDRSSDPGCEGCVRITIGPREQTDAGILALEESLAEIGWKGKA, encoded by the coding sequence ATGAGCCGTCTGGAACCGCGCGCGGGCGTACTGCGCATGAAGGAGTATCATCCACCGCTCGGGGATCGCAGCGGGCTGCGCCTCGACTTCAACGAGAACACGCTGGCCTGCTCGCCGCGCGTGCGCGAAGCGCTGGCGGCGATCACCGGTGCGGACCTCACGCGTTATCCCGAACGCGGACCGATCGAAGCGATGGTGGCGCGGCATCACGGGCTCCATCCTGACCAGGTGCTGCTGACCAATGGCGTGGATGAAGCGATTCACGTGCTGTGCCAGACCTATCTCAACCCCGGCGATGCGCTGCTGCTGCCTGTGCCGACGTATTCGATGTATGAGGTGTATGGCTCGGGTGCGGAGGCGCGCATCGACCGCGTAGTTGCCGGGCACAGCTTCGCGTTTCCGCTGGAGGAATTGCTGGCGGCGATCACGCCGCAGACGCGCCTCATTGCGATTGCCAACCCCAACAGTCCGACCGGGCAGACCGTGACGCGCGAGCAGATTCTGCAAGTGCTGACCGCTGCTCCCCACGCCGCCGTACTGGTGGATGAGGCATACTTCCACTTCTTTGGCGAGAGCGTGATGGATCTCGTCGGGCAGATTCCGAACCTGATTGTGGCGCGCACTTTCTCAAAGGCCTATGGACTCGCGGGCCTGCGGCTGGGCATGCTGGCCGCCGCCAAAGAGCAGATGCAGTGGATGCGGCGTGTCATCTCGCCCTATAGCGTGAATGCGCTGGCGCTGGCCTGCCTGCCGCCGGCGCTCGAAGATCAGCAGTATCTGGACTGGTATGTGGGCGAGGTAAAGGCGGCGCGCCTTCTGATGGAGGCCGCGCTGGACCGCCTCGCGGTGCATCGCTGGCCCTCGGCTGCGAATTTTGTACTGGTGCGCATTGGCGCGCAGCACCGTCATTTTGTACAGGCCATGCGCGACCGCGATGTGCTGGTGCGCGACCGCTCCAGCGACCCCGGATGCGAAGGGTGTGTGCGCATCACGATTGGCCCGCGTGAGCAGACCGATGCCGGCATTCTGGCGCTCGAAGAGTCGCTGGCTGAGATTGGATGGAAAGGGAAAGCATGA
- the hisI gene encoding phosphoribosyl-AMP cyclohydrolase: MTETKLDFAKMEGLIPGIVQDAKTGQVLMVGFLNDESYRKTMESGFVTFWSRTRQKLWMKGETSGNRLRVIDAATDCDQDTLLFRVEVEGDGLVCHEGTVSCFTRPLALASAVQEVR, translated from the coding sequence ATGACAGAGACGAAGCTGGATTTCGCGAAGATGGAGGGCCTGATTCCCGGCATTGTGCAGGACGCCAAAACCGGACAGGTGCTCATGGTAGGTTTTTTGAATGACGAGAGCTATCGCAAGACGATGGAGAGCGGCTTTGTCACCTTCTGGAGCCGCACTCGCCAGAAGCTCTGGATGAAGGGCGAAACCAGCGGCAACCGCCTGCGCGTGATCGACGCAGCCACCGATTGCGACCAGGACACGCTGCTCTTCCGCGTGGAAGTGGAAGGCGACGGCCTTGTGTGCCACGAAGGCACGGTGAGCTGCTTCACGCGTCCGCTGGCGCTCGCCTCTGCCGTGCAGGAGGTGCGCTAA
- the hisD gene encoding histidinol dehydrogenase: MRVLSTRGRGAQAAQDFLSRLLTGSEASYERALPAAQRIVQGVRRGGDAALLRYRAKFDGIAASEPLRIPAEEMEAAWKATTAELKAALKQAAKNIRRFAQKQRPRDFTLQMAPGVTAGQKVIPLEAVGCYVPSGRYPLPSTLLMTAIPAQVAGVRRIVAVSPRPAKETLAAAHMLGVAEFYRIGGAQAVAALAYGTASIERVGKIVGPGNAYVTAAKKAVSFDCGIDMLAGPTEIVIASENGTVEGIAADLVAQAEHDPDAIAILVTSNAALGRAVAAKTKLRAQSNAIAKQSIAANGAVILTRDVEEARMLTNQLAAEHLTVDSSADLAWVRNAGSVFVGRWSSQPLGDYVSGPNHTLPTSGLARLRGGLSVMDYLKLVTVQEYSATGVRQLGPSAVALAEAEGLVGHADAVRVRLQSAKPVRRRA, from the coding sequence ATGCGCGTGCTCAGCACCCGTGGAAGAGGCGCGCAGGCGGCGCAGGATTTTCTGAGCCGCCTGCTGACCGGCAGCGAAGCGAGCTATGAGCGCGCGCTGCCGGCCGCGCAACGCATTGTGCAGGGCGTGCGGCGTGGTGGAGACGCTGCCTTGCTGCGCTATCGCGCCAAGTTCGACGGCATCGCCGCGAGCGAGCCCCTGCGCATTCCGGCCGAGGAGATGGAAGCCGCCTGGAAGGCGACTACTGCCGAACTGAAGGCAGCGCTGAAGCAGGCGGCAAAAAATATTCGCCGCTTCGCGCAAAAGCAGCGCCCGCGAGACTTCACCTTGCAGATGGCCCCCGGCGTCACGGCAGGGCAGAAGGTGATTCCGCTTGAGGCCGTGGGTTGCTATGTGCCGAGTGGGCGTTATCCGCTGCCTTCCACGCTGTTAATGACCGCGATTCCCGCGCAGGTGGCGGGCGTGCGGCGCATTGTGGCGGTGTCTCCGCGCCCGGCAAAGGAAACGCTCGCCGCCGCGCACATGCTCGGCGTAGCCGAGTTTTATCGCATTGGCGGAGCGCAGGCCGTCGCCGCGCTGGCCTATGGAACCGCGAGCATCGAGCGTGTCGGCAAGATTGTGGGCCCGGGCAATGCCTACGTCACCGCTGCCAAGAAGGCAGTGAGCTTTGATTGCGGTATTGACATGCTGGCCGGCCCCACGGAAATTGTGATCGCCAGTGAGAACGGAACGGTCGAGGGCATCGCTGCCGATCTCGTTGCGCAGGCGGAGCATGATCCGGACGCCATCGCCATTCTGGTGACCAGCAATGCCGCACTGGGCCGCGCAGTCGCTGCGAAAACGAAGCTGCGCGCGCAGAGCAATGCGATTGCAAAGCAATCGATCGCGGCGAACGGAGCCGTCATCCTCACCAGAGATGTTGAGGAAGCGCGCATGCTCACCAATCAGCTCGCGGCCGAGCACCTCACCGTGGATAGCTCTGCCGATCTTGCATGGGTGCGCAACGCCGGCTCGGTGTTTGTGGGCCGCTGGTCGTCGCAGCCGCTGGGCGATTATGTCTCCGGCCCCAATCACACGCTGCCCACCAGCGGGCTGGCACGGCTGCGCGGCGGCCTGAGCGTGATGGATTATCTCAAACTGGTCACCGTGCAGGAGTACTCGGCTACGGGTGTGCGGCAGCTCGGCCCCTCGGCGGTTGCGCTGGCTGAAGCCGAGGGATTAGTGGGACACGCCGATGCGGTGCGCGTTCGCCTGCAGAGTGCGAAACCCGTCAGGAGGCGCGCATGA
- a CDS encoding pyridoxal phosphate-dependent aminotransferase, which translates to MAGNGAFRTAKRLDEVGFSDIVQIRNKVLELRAAGVPVHAFHGGEPFFDTPEPIKQAMTRALAENQTRYAPSSGIAPLREIIAEKLRTKNHMDVQVEDVIVTVGGAHALYAAFQTVLDPGDDVLLFSPYWTPIRDMITGAEARPLLVSTASARQSGITQMLERLSTPQTRAIYYNTPQNPSGTVFSRKEAEEVAAFAMERDLIVFADEAYEDLVYDGDHVSIASLPGMAQRTITCYTLSKSYGMTGWRVGYAVAKEPFMTGLRKMVLYSTNGVSTPTQYAALEALKTPQTELDARRAEYRKRRDLLVAGLNELGLTCPVPEGAFYAFPSVAKISKDSRKAANLLLEKAHVATIPGVVFGAQGEGSVRFGYAVPEQAIHAGLDALRAFLK; encoded by the coding sequence ATGGCAGGCAATGGCGCGTTCCGCACGGCGAAGCGGCTTGATGAAGTCGGATTTTCTGACATTGTGCAGATTCGCAACAAGGTTCTCGAACTGCGCGCTGCCGGTGTTCCCGTGCATGCCTTTCATGGCGGCGAGCCTTTTTTTGATACGCCCGAGCCCATCAAGCAGGCGATGACGCGCGCACTGGCCGAGAACCAGACGCGATATGCTCCGTCCTCGGGCATTGCTCCGCTGCGCGAGATCATCGCGGAGAAGCTGCGCACCAAAAATCACATGGACGTGCAGGTGGAAGACGTGATCGTGACGGTGGGCGGCGCGCATGCGCTCTATGCCGCTTTCCAGACGGTGCTTGATCCGGGAGACGATGTGCTGCTCTTCTCGCCGTACTGGACGCCGATTCGCGACATGATCACCGGCGCTGAGGCGCGTCCGCTCCTGGTGTCCACGGCGAGTGCGCGGCAGAGCGGCATTACGCAGATGCTGGAGCGGCTCTCGACGCCGCAGACGCGCGCCATTTACTACAACACGCCGCAGAATCCTTCCGGCACGGTATTTTCGCGCAAAGAGGCCGAAGAGGTGGCGGCCTTTGCCATGGAGCGTGACCTGATTGTGTTTGCCGATGAGGCTTATGAAGACCTGGTGTATGACGGCGATCATGTCTCCATCGCTTCGCTGCCCGGCATGGCGCAGCGCACCATCACCTGCTACACGCTCTCAAAAAGCTATGGCATGACAGGCTGGCGCGTGGGTTATGCCGTGGCCAAAGAGCCCTTCATGACGGGCCTGCGGAAGATGGTCCTCTACTCCACCAACGGCGTCTCAACGCCCACGCAATATGCCGCGCTTGAGGCGCTGAAAACACCCCAGACCGAGCTGGATGCGCGCCGCGCGGAGTATCGCAAGCGCCGCGACCTGCTCGTGGCCGGCCTCAACGAACTCGGGCTGACGTGCCCGGTTCCGGAGGGCGCGTTCTATGCCTTCCCCAGCGTGGCGAAGATCAGCAAAGATAGCCGCAAGGCCGCGAACCTGCTGCTGGAGAAGGCCCACGTCGCGACCATCCCGGGCGTCGTGTTTGGCGCGCAGGGCGAGGGCAGCGTGCGCTTTGGCTATGCTGTGCCGGAGCAGGCGATTCATGCCGGGCTCGATGCGCTGCGTGCATTTCTGAAGTAG
- a CDS encoding 2-hydroxyacid dehydrogenase yields MLKVGVPEMIDRALHAHLPQDVHIEVLPAEMQHPVDIDFWIVPPYPKPAEAMWQQLRGVRVAQSVLAGVDWLLRLVPREVTVCDARGVHDISTAEWAVTATLASLKYLPLYGQVQRAAEWKRRSEATAHFARVHGDDRSYYPPVMLEDLHGKRVLIVGYGSIGSKIEQLMQPFGVQVDRIARTAREGVASIDQLPALLPQADVIVLIVPLTEETRGLIGAPQLAAMKQGALLVNAARGPVVDTDALIAALETGHIRAAIDVTDPEPLPDGHPLWSAPNLILTPHVGGSSPQFMARAIQLAGQQIRRMQAGEPLENIVTGDY; encoded by the coding sequence ATGCTCAAAGTCGGCGTGCCTGAAATGATTGATCGAGCGCTGCATGCGCACCTGCCGCAGGATGTGCACATCGAAGTGCTGCCGGCGGAGATGCAGCATCCGGTCGATATCGATTTCTGGATCGTTCCTCCTTATCCCAAGCCGGCCGAAGCCATGTGGCAGCAGTTGCGCGGCGTGCGCGTAGCGCAGTCTGTGCTCGCGGGGGTGGACTGGCTGCTGCGGCTGGTGCCGCGCGAGGTCACGGTGTGCGATGCGCGTGGAGTGCATGATATCTCCACTGCAGAATGGGCCGTGACGGCCACGCTGGCGTCGCTGAAGTATTTGCCTCTCTATGGCCAGGTGCAGCGCGCCGCCGAGTGGAAGCGCCGCAGCGAAGCCACCGCGCACTTTGCCCGCGTTCATGGAGATGACCGCAGCTACTATCCGCCGGTGATGCTTGAGGACCTGCATGGCAAGCGCGTGCTGATTGTGGGCTATGGATCTATCGGCAGCAAGATTGAGCAGCTCATGCAGCCCTTTGGCGTGCAGGTGGACCGCATTGCGCGCACCGCGCGCGAGGGCGTTGCGTCTATCGATCAGCTACCCGCGCTGTTGCCGCAGGCGGATGTGATCGTGCTGATTGTGCCGCTGACCGAAGAGACCCGCGGCCTGATCGGAGCGCCGCAACTGGCGGCGATGAAGCAGGGCGCGCTGCTGGTCAACGCGGCTCGCGGCCCCGTGGTGGATACAGACGCGCTGATTGCCGCGCTCGAAACGGGCCACATTCGCGCCGCGATTGATGTTACCGATCCTGAGCCGCTGCCGGACGGACACCCGCTCTGGTCCGCGCCCAATCTCATTCTCACGCCGCATGTGGGCGGCAGCAGCCCTCAGTTCATGGCGCGCGCCATACAGCTTGCCGGGCAGCAGATTCGCCGTATGCAGGCGGGCGAGCCGCTTGAGAATATTGTCACCGGCGATTATTAA
- a CDS encoding HisA/HisF-related TIM barrel protein, translating to MLIPSIDLMGGRIVQLVQGEKLKLAFDDFEYWIDRFSAYPLVQLIDLDAAMRQGDNRALIEKITRRLPCQIGGGVRTPEQAQALLDLGARRVIFGSVLFRADAEQPVAVETAAAIAQTIGPKHFVASIDTKGGQVAIRGWKEQTSVTPLEALRQLEPHCGSFLYTHVDTEGTLTGFPFAVAEALRKATERELIVAGGIREQAEIDALDAIGVDAVAGMAVYSGLLPA from the coding sequence ATGCTGATTCCTTCGATTGACCTGATGGGCGGCCGCATCGTCCAACTGGTGCAGGGCGAGAAGCTGAAGCTCGCCTTTGATGATTTTGAGTATTGGATTGACCGCTTCTCCGCGTACCCGCTGGTGCAGCTGATCGATCTGGATGCGGCCATGCGCCAGGGCGACAACCGCGCGCTGATCGAGAAGATTACGCGCCGCCTTCCCTGCCAGATTGGCGGCGGAGTGCGCACGCCCGAGCAGGCACAGGCGCTGCTCGATCTGGGCGCGCGCCGCGTCATCTTTGGCTCGGTGCTCTTTCGCGCGGATGCCGAGCAGCCCGTCGCGGTAGAGACCGCCGCGGCTATCGCGCAGACTATCGGTCCGAAGCATTTCGTCGCCAGCATCGACACCAAAGGCGGCCAGGTGGCGATTCGCGGCTGGAAAGAGCAGACCTCGGTGACGCCGCTCGAAGCGCTGCGCCAGTTGGAGCCACACTGCGGCAGCTTTCTCTACACGCATGTGGATACCGAGGGCACCCTGACAGGCTTTCCGTTTGCTGTGGCCGAGGCGCTGCGCAAAGCCACGGAGCGCGAGCTGATCGTGGCGGGCGGCATTCGCGAGCAGGCGGAGATTGACGCACTCGACGCCATCGGCGTGGATGCCGTGGCTGGAATGGCCGTCTATTCCGGCCTGTTGCCCGCGTGA
- the hisF gene encoding imidazole glycerol phosphate synthase subunit HisF, with product MLTRRIIACLDVTNGRVVKGVQFLDLMDAGDPAELAARHAASGADEIVLLDITATHEGRGTLLETVRKTAQRLFIPFTVGGGIRTADDAAAVFDAGADKISINSAALTRPELIEEIGSKFGAQAVVVAIDARRNATGAEVFASGGRKPTGRDAVAWAREAEQRGAGEILLTSMDADGTRDGFDCELTAAVSSAVQIPVIASGGAGTPQHFADVFLRGKADAALAASIFHFGVADARSLKAELAAQSIPMRLPC from the coding sequence ATGCTGACGCGCCGCATCATCGCCTGTCTCGATGTCACGAATGGCCGCGTGGTCAAAGGCGTACAATTCCTGGATTTGATGGACGCCGGCGACCCAGCCGAACTCGCCGCGCGCCACGCGGCCTCGGGGGCGGATGAAATTGTGCTGCTCGATATTACGGCTACGCATGAAGGCCGTGGCACGCTGCTTGAAACTGTGCGCAAGACCGCGCAACGGCTCTTCATTCCCTTCACCGTGGGCGGGGGCATTCGCACCGCCGATGACGCCGCCGCAGTATTTGACGCGGGCGCAGACAAGATCAGCATCAACTCGGCGGCGCTCACACGGCCGGAGCTGATTGAGGAGATTGGGTCAAAGTTTGGCGCGCAGGCCGTCGTGGTAGCCATCGACGCGCGGCGGAACGCCACCGGCGCAGAGGTGTTCGCGAGCGGAGGCCGCAAGCCCACGGGCCGCGACGCGGTGGCCTGGGCACGCGAGGCGGAACAACGCGGCGCGGGTGAAATTCTGCTCACCTCAATGGACGCCGACGGCACGCGCGACGGGTTTGACTGCGAGCTTACCGCTGCAGTCAGCAGCGCCGTGCAGATTCCGGTCATTGCCTCGGGCGGCGCGGGCACGCCGCAGCACTTTGCCGATGTATTTTTGCGTGGCAAGGCAGACGCGGCATTAGCCGCGAGCATTTTTCACTTTGGTGTCGCGGATGCCCGCTCGCTCAAGGCTGAGCTGGCAGCGCAATCCATTCCCATGAGGCTCCCATGCTGA
- the hisB gene encoding imidazoleglycerol-phosphate dehydratase HisB, whose protein sequence is MKKATKKTPVTAGAKRTASLDRKTAETQISLRLTIEGSGQYNISTGIRFFDHMLELFTRHGAFDLDLACKGDLDVDQHHTVEDVGIALGEAFDKALGDKRGILRAGYFLMTMDETLGLAAVDLSGRTSSVVKTKVKTRLVGDLQSELVEDFFEGFARGARANVHLKTVYGRSNHHKVEALFKAFARALRFACSRDEQLKEMLPSTKGLL, encoded by the coding sequence ATGAAGAAAGCTACGAAGAAGACGCCCGTCACGGCCGGTGCGAAGCGCACGGCGTCGCTCGACCGCAAGACGGCCGAAACGCAGATCAGCCTGCGGCTCACCATCGAAGGCAGCGGGCAGTACAACATCTCCACGGGCATTCGCTTTTTTGATCACATGCTCGAACTCTTTACACGGCACGGCGCATTTGATCTTGACCTTGCGTGCAAGGGCGATCTCGATGTCGATCAACACCACACGGTGGAAGATGTGGGCATCGCGCTGGGCGAGGCTTTTGACAAGGCGCTGGGCGACAAGCGCGGCATTTTGCGCGCGGGCTACTTCCTGATGACGATGGACGAAACGCTGGGCCTCGCGGCCGTCGACTTGAGCGGGCGCACGTCGTCTGTGGTGAAAACCAAGGTCAAGACGCGCCTGGTGGGCGACCTGCAATCAGAGCTGGTTGAAGATTTCTTTGAGGGCTTTGCTCGCGGCGCGCGCGCCAATGTGCATCTGAAGACGGTCTATGGCCGCTCGAATCATCACAAGGTGGAAGCGCTCTTCAAGGCTTTTGCCCGCGCGCTGCGCTTTGCCTGCTCGCGCGATGAGCAACTCAAGGAGATGCTACCCAGCACGAAAGGCCTGCTGTGA
- the kdsA gene encoding 3-deoxy-8-phosphooctulonate synthase, with translation MNQPFSIGPVPVGSGQLFLIAGPCVIESEAHARKMADAIQRITADLGVPYIFKASYDKANRTSVTSFRGPGLVEGTRILKTIQQQHGLPVLTDVHEPGHCAVAAEGVDVLQIPAFLCRQTDLLVAAANTGRAVNVKKGQFVAPWDMQHAVGKLESTGNPRFFLTERGASFGYNNLVVDMRSLGIMRKMAPVVFDGTHSVQIPSGSNGVSGGQPEFIPLLTRAAVAAGVDGLFLEVHDNPAEAKSDGANALHLDRLRPLLENLLAIHAAAHG, from the coding sequence GTGAATCAGCCTTTTTCGATTGGTCCTGTTCCGGTGGGATCCGGGCAGCTTTTTCTTATTGCCGGCCCGTGTGTCATTGAGAGCGAAGCGCACGCGCGCAAGATGGCCGATGCCATTCAGCGCATCACCGCCGATCTCGGCGTGCCGTATATTTTCAAGGCCTCCTACGACAAGGCCAACCGCACCAGCGTCACCAGCTTTCGCGGTCCGGGACTGGTGGAAGGCACGCGCATCCTCAAGACCATTCAGCAGCAGCATGGCCTGCCGGTGCTCACCGACGTGCATGAGCCCGGCCACTGTGCCGTCGCGGCCGAGGGTGTCGATGTGCTTCAGATTCCCGCGTTCCTGTGCCGGCAGACCGATCTGCTGGTGGCCGCCGCCAACACCGGCAGAGCCGTCAATGTGAAGAAGGGCCAGTTCGTCGCGCCCTGGGACATGCAGCATGCCGTCGGCAAGCTCGAGTCCACCGGCAACCCGCGCTTCTTTTTGACCGAGCGCGGCGCAAGCTTCGGCTACAACAACCTCGTGGTGGACATGCGCTCACTCGGCATCATGCGCAAGATGGCCCCCGTGGTCTTTGACGGTACCCATTCGGTGCAGATTCCCTCGGGCAGCAATGGCGTCTCCGGCGGCCAGCCGGAGTTCATTCCGCTGCTGACCCGCGCCGCCGTCGCCGCCGGAGTCGATGGCCTGTTTCTCGAAGTGCATGACAATCCGGCCGAGGCCAAGTCTGACGGCGCCAATGCCCTGCATCTGGACCGGTTGCGCCCGCTGCTTGAAAATCTGCTGGCCATTCATGCCGCCGCGCACGGCTGA
- the hisG gene encoding ATP phosphoribosyltransferase — MANKLRLGIPKGSLQDATIALFERAGWHIYANGRSYFPSIDDTEIECMLIRAQEMARYVNHGVLDAGLTGIDWVVESGLAVESVTSLVYAKQSRQKVRWVLAVPEDSKFEKAEDLGGKIIATELVEVTKRYFAERNVPVQVEFSWGATEVKPPMLADAIVEVTETGSSLRANRLRIIDTVMESETHLIANRNAYNDAWKREKLECLALMLRGAIAAQGQVGLMLNVEKKNLQQILSVLPALNSPTISELSNSEWVAVNTILEESVVRDVVPRLKAANATGIVEYPLNKVVL, encoded by the coding sequence ATGGCCAACAAACTGCGTCTCGGAATTCCCAAAGGCAGCCTGCAGGATGCCACCATCGCCCTGTTTGAACGTGCCGGATGGCACATCTACGCCAATGGCCGCTCCTACTTCCCAAGCATCGATGACACTGAGATTGAGTGCATGCTGATTCGCGCGCAGGAGATGGCGCGCTACGTGAACCACGGCGTGCTCGATGCCGGACTCACGGGCATTGACTGGGTAGTGGAAAGCGGCCTCGCAGTGGAGAGCGTCACCAGCCTGGTCTATGCCAAGCAGAGCCGCCAGAAGGTTCGCTGGGTGCTGGCCGTGCCCGAAGACTCAAAGTTTGAAAAAGCCGAAGACCTGGGCGGCAAGATTATCGCCACCGAACTGGTCGAAGTTACGAAGCGCTACTTTGCCGAGCGCAATGTTCCGGTGCAGGTGGAGTTCAGCTGGGGCGCCACGGAAGTGAAGCCGCCCATGCTGGCCGATGCCATTGTCGAAGTGACTGAGACTGGCAGCTCACTGCGCGCCAACCGCCTGCGCATTATCGACACGGTGATGGAGAGCGAGACGCACCTCATCGCGAACCGCAACGCCTACAACGACGCGTGGAAACGCGAGAAGCTCGAATGCCTGGCGCTGATGCTGCGCGGAGCTATCGCGGCGCAAGGCCAGGTGGGCCTGATGCTCAACGTGGAGAAGAAGAACCTGCAGCAGATTCTCTCAGTGCTGCCCGCGCTCAACTCGCCCACAATCTCAGAACTGAGCAACTCGGAATGGGTCGCCGTCAACACGATTCTGGAAGAGAGCGTGGTGCGCGATGTAGTGCCCCGGCTCAAGGCCGCGAATGCGACGGGCATTGTCGAGTATCCGTTGAACAAGGTGGTGCTCTAG
- the hisH gene encoding imidazole glycerol phosphate synthase subunit HisH: MIAVIDYKAGNLTSVLKTLRAAGAEPVLTDDPAVVARAQKLILPGVGHFSATRFLEEHGLTAAVRERVDAGAPFLGICVGMQWLFEGSTEAPAVQGFGAFGGQCARFATQELKVPHVGWNSLEIREGSRLLAGLSQQSYVYFTHSYCAPVVNGTAAVTEYGQAFSAAVERDNIMGVQFHPEKSGEAGLRILENFVRLAC, encoded by the coding sequence GTGATTGCCGTCATTGATTACAAGGCGGGCAACCTGACCTCGGTGCTCAAAACGCTGCGCGCGGCCGGGGCCGAACCGGTGCTGACGGACGATCCCGCGGTGGTGGCGCGCGCGCAGAAGCTGATTCTGCCCGGCGTGGGCCACTTTTCCGCCACGCGCTTTCTTGAGGAGCACGGCCTGACTGCCGCCGTGCGCGAGCGCGTCGATGCGGGCGCGCCTTTTCTGGGCATCTGCGTGGGCATGCAGTGGCTCTTTGAGGGCAGCACCGAGGCCCCCGCGGTACAGGGGTTCGGCGCATTCGGCGGCCAGTGCGCGCGCTTCGCTACTCAGGAACTCAAGGTGCCGCATGTCGGCTGGAATTCGCTGGAGATTCGCGAGGGCTCGCGCCTGCTCGCCGGGCTTTCGCAACAGTCCTATGTCTATTTCACGCATTCGTATTGCGCTCCGGTGGTAAACGGCACTGCGGCGGTTACAGAATATGGCCAGGCCTTTTCGGCTGCGGTGGAGCGGGACAACATCATGGGCGTTCAGTTTCACCCGGAAAAATCCGGCGAGGCGGGGCTGCGCATTCTGGAGAACTTTGTGAGGCTCGCATGCTGA